The Zygotorulaspora mrakii chromosome 3, complete sequence genome includes a region encoding these proteins:
- the PTR3 gene encoding Ptr3p (similar to Saccharomyces cerevisiae PTR3 (YFR029W); ancestral locus Anc_1.348), translating to MNIPTILNDIEQNLFLPKKLISCKRNDFSGEFKCKVEYGIVDDCSVLSCGCCISDLLYGNISSETKQGTIQCPICDSVNVSLIGPVKQLRNLYQQLQYFSQQRRQNLETITKVNEDSVCNQIAVSEGSVYENRTAGVRSDGPPGSAISPRDIAVRSHHTRHDYYSGTPNNQKSLIALFHSLASRLGSDSITDNINTMDAQKKIVLSERRRRGSTTRSESNINEDIESNINGELKVLDNVSNTRTIPVSQDSITTPIKDAPQNLAPSVSIDEEREYYFAKCFPVYRKRSQFNTHSKFLRTKSKLFINMSISPDCSKFALLTEHRWEVYSIPTESTNQSPVLLFCGKSTGEYGPDFGHLNYPKDSSVLFDRGSSSNQNDSWEHLYCKLSNDFLVISGSKKRLRVFDLSQNGQPIHSSSSTFPIRCIDIDANSNLIACGITGMDRNTGAEQALIVFHKIEKNNVTFEPEFLPPTTITLPYRDPINTLQFSEDGLYLSCSTALESRFLIISLRKINEPRLIMKSLRSIDTSLESEGITDTKLFPGNPNLMCVTSTAFNSPPIVINTKIQSIDGVQTVAQPTMLIRLDELGSKIHKCEISPRNDSIAFLDRNGSVYIMFAPTMMDNEKRRIVVVDIVANAYRAHESAALRFSSDGHKLYILDRKGMLYLEDFSYGLPQEQEVTKCKKIN from the coding sequence ATGAATATACCTACCATTCTCAATGACATAGAACAGAATTTATTTCTTCCCAAAAAGTTGATTTCGTGTAAAAGGAACGACTTTTCTGGAGAGTTCAAATGTAAAGTAGAGTATGGGATTGTTGATGATTGCTCAGTGCTCTCATGTGGCTGTTGTATATCAGATTTGCTGTACGGTAATATTTCCTCAGAAACAAAGCAGGGAACCATACAGTGTCCAATTTGTGATTCAGTTAATGTATCCTTGATAGGTCCCGTGAAGCAGCTAAGGAATCTCTACCAGCAACTGCAATACTTCTCTCAACAGAGACGCCAGAACCTTGAAACTATTACTAAAGTAAACGAAGACTCTGTTTGTAATCAGATCGCAGTGAGTGAAGGATCAGTATATGAAAACCGAACTGCGGGAGTACGATCTGATGGCCCTCCAGGTAGTGCCATATCCCCAAGAGACATAGCAGTGCGCTCGCATCACACAAGACATGATTATTATTCTGGCACTCCCAATAATCAAAAGTCATTGATTGCATTGTTCCATAGCCTTGCTTCGCGTTTGGGTAGCGATTCAATAACAGATAATATCAATACGATGGATGCACAAAAGAAGATCGTTTTATCAGAGAGGCGACGTAGGGGATCAACAACACGAAGTGAGTCAAATATAAATGAAGATATAGAAAGTAATATAAATGGAGAGCTTAAAGTACTAGACAATGTATCCAATACGAGGACAATACCAGTTTCTCAAGATTCGATTACTACACCCATAAAGGATGCTCCACAGAATTTAGCACCATCGGTTAGTATTGATGAGGAGAGAGAGTACTACTTCGCAAAATGTTTTCCTGTTTATAGAAAGCGCTCCCAATTTAACACACActccaaatttttgagaactAAATCCAAACTATTTATCAATATGTCGATCTCTCCAGATTGTTCGAAGTTTGCTCTTCTTACTGAACATAGATGGGAGGTATACTCAATCCCCACAGAGAGCACAAATCAAAGTCCAGTTCTATTATTCTGCGGAAAATCAACTGGTGAATACGGTCCTGATTTCGGCCATTTAAACTATCCAAAGGATAGTTCTGTTTTATTCGATCGAGGAAGTAGctcaaatcaaaatgatTCATGGGAGCATTTGTATTGCAAGCTTTCCAATGACTTCTTGGTCATATCGGGCTCGAAGAAAAGGCTGCGCGTATTTGATTTGAGTCAAAATGGTCAGCCTATTCACAGTAGCAGCTCTACATTCCCAATAAGATGCATCGATATTGATGCGAATTCCAATCTCATAGCTTGCGGTATTACAGGAATGGATAGAAATACTGGTGCTGAGCAGGCTTTAATTGTTTTCCATAAGATTGAGAAAAACAATGTGACATTCGAACCAGAATTTTTGCCACCTACAACTATAACGTTACCATACAGAGATCCAATAAACACTTTACAATTTTCTGAAGACGGTTTGTACTTGTCATGTTCTACTGCTTTGGAATCCAGATTTCTGATAATATCATTAAGGAAAATAAATGAACCTAGATTGATAATGAAGAGTTTGCGATCAATAGATACTTCACTGGAATCTGAAGGAATCACTGATACAAAGCTATTTCCAGGTAACCCAAACTTGATGTGCGTCACTTCAACAGCTTTCAATTCGCCACCAATTGTAATAAATACGAAAATTCAAAGTATCGATGGTGTTCAAACTGTTGCCCAACCCACTATGTTAATAAGGTTGGATGAGCTGGGATCTAAAATACATAAGTGTGAGATATCCCCTCGTAATGATTCAATTGCCTTTCTTGATAGAAACGGGTCTGTTTACATTATGTTTGCACCCACGATGATGGACAACGAAAAGAGGAGAATAGTTGTAGTTGACATAGTTGCAAATGCGTACAGGGCGCACGAATCTGCTGCACTTAGATTCAGTTCCGATGGTCACAAACTATACATTTTAGATAGAAAAGGGATGTTGTATCTTGAGGACTTTTCCTATGGTTTGCCACAGGAACAAGAGGTTACCAAATGTAAGAAAATTAACTGA
- a CDS encoding FAD-dependent oxidoreductase, whose amino-acid sequence MSRVVVLGAGVSGLTSALTLLRLSRDDIQELTVLACEYPGDAHTGEYTSPWAGANWHSFAAHSDLDQIRRDKYTYTKFLQLAEDAHTAGIKKFPIKTFSAKNKGLPWYIEQKFVEDIVFLSDKELLERKLDPRKHVGYEFTTITLTPIVYNSYLLTNIKQSGGRCKKIKKLNAIEDVVDVMGYVPDLVINCTGLNGGKLLKNLEPSELQKNYPVKGQILQIYEDLPFQMIIDDLPAEDKPSQDQFLNVFPRQEGGCVVGGIFLKGDWSTEVDENLSANFLRAVKNHIPELKSTTVYNAYTAFRPGREGGVRIELSKYDLPEKKATLQVIHNYGIGGAGYQSSYGSALEVCSYARKVLSGSKELSSCKL is encoded by the coding sequence ATGTCAAGGGTAGTTGTGTTAGGTGCAGGTGTTTCAGGATTGACATCAGCATTGACTTTATTGAGACTTTCCAGAGATGatattcaagaattgaCTGTGCTAGCATGCGAATATCCAGGAGACGCTCATACCGGAGAATATACCAGTCCATGGGCAGGCGCCAATTGGCATAGCTTTGCAGCACACTCAGATTTGGACCAAATCAGAAGAGATAAATACACATACACAAAGTTTTTGCAATTGGCTGAAGATGCCCACACAGCTGGTATTAAGAAATTTCCAATAAAAACGTTTTCCGCGAAAAATAAAGGACTTCCATGGTATATTGAACAGAAGTTTGTGGAGGACATTGTTTTCCTCTCGGATAAGGAGCTGCTCGAGCGGAAACTTGATCCAAGAAAACATGTAGGATACGAGTTCACAACCATTACTTTGACTCCCATTGTGTACAACAGTTATCTTTTGACAAATATCAAGCAAAGTGGCGGGAGATgtaaaaagatcaaaaaattgaatgcCATTGAAGATGTGGTCGATGTCATGGGATATGTTCCAGACTTGGTTATCAATTGTACAGGTCTTAACGGCGGCAAATTGCTTAAAAACCTTGAGCCATCGGAATTGCAAAAGAATTACCCAGTCAAAGGtcaaattttacaaatataTGAAGATTTgccttttcaaatgatcaTTGATGATCTTCCTGCCGAGGATAAACCGTCGCAAgatcaattcttgaatGTATTCCCTCGTCAGGAAGGTGGTTGTGTTGTTGGAGGTATTTTCTTGAAGGGTGATTGGTCCACCgaagttgatgaaaatttatCAGCTAATTTCCTTCGTGCAGTTAAGAACCATATTCCAGAATTGAAATCTACAACCGTGTACAATGCTTATACTGCCTTCAGACCAGGCAGAGAGGGTGGTGTGAGAATTGAGCTTTCGAAATACGATCTGCCAGAAAAGAAGGCTACGTTACAGGTCATTCACAACTACGGTATTGGTGGTGCTGGTTATCAGTCATCCTACGGAAGTGCGTTGGAGGTTTGTTCATACGCAAGAAAAGTACTAAGCGgatcaaaagaattgagCTCTTGCAAGCTTTGA
- the CDC14 gene encoding phosphoprotein phosphatase CDC14 (similar to Saccharomyces cerevisiae CDC14 (YFR028C); ancestral locus Anc_1.349), which produces MRKSVYLDNTIEFLRGRVYLGAYDFAPEDNGEMVFFTVEDTIFYNSFHLDFGPMNIGHLYRFAVIFHEILNDPDNSSKAVVFYSTTSTRQRANAACMLCCYMVLVQGWTPHQVLQPLAQVDPPFMPFRDAGYSNADFEITIQDVVYGVWRAKEKSLIDLHSFNLETYERYEHVENGDLNLLTPDFIAFASPQESSRMMESNTVSSKSHLNQPFRSVLKFFTNNDVQLVVRLNSHLYNKKHFEDAGIQHIDMIFEDGTCPDMSIVKNFIGAAETIINNGGKIAVHCKAGLGRTGCLIGAHLIYTHGFTANECIGFLRFIRPGMVVGPQQHWLYLHQNDFREWKYSMRLSLVPDDIINGLYPLVGLEQYRSQKRKLKDEKRNKDASDIGDLAMTPPSFKKNTHQFQVSAVPQNSPGQPRKGRGGTNTIEDINKRNKDTISTNSSKNNMYNSKNNDVKEANGFSSKAAIDNNSDEELMKGDDSDLSDNRLSRRTEKSIQNTEDDNETILKQLLPKNRRITSGRRTASSSGSGVRKISGTYKK; this is translated from the coding sequence ATGAGGAAAAGCGTGTATCTGGATAATACAATCGAATTTCTGAGAGGTAGAGTGTACCTTGGTGCATATGATTTCGCCCCAGAGGACAATGGGGAGATGGTATTCTTCACGGTTGAAGATACCATCTTTTATAATAGTTTCCATTTGGATTTCGGTCCAATGAATATTGGCCATTTATACAGATTTGCTGTTATATTCcatgaaattttgaatgatcCAGATAATAGCAGCAAAGCAGTAGTTTTCTATTCGACCACATCGACAAGACAACGAGCTAACGCAGCTTGTATGCTGTGTTGCTACATGGTCCTTGTTCAAGGTTGGACGCCACACCAAGTTTTGCAACCATTGGCCCAAGTCGATCCTCCGTTCATGCCGTTTAGAGACGCAGGGTATTCAAACGCAGATTTCGAAATTACAATTCAGGACGTTGTTTATGGTGTTTGGCGAGccaaagagaaaagtttaATTGATCTACACTCGTTCAATTTAGAAACATATGAGCGGTATGAACATGTGGAAAATGGCGACTTGAACCTGTTAACGCCAGATTTTATTGCATTTGCATCTCCGCAAGAATCTTCGAGAATGATGGAATCAAACACGGTATCATCAAAATCACATTTGAATCAGCCGTTTAGGAGtgtattgaaatttttcaccaatAATGATGTTCAATTAGTGGTTAGATTGAACTCACATTTATACAACAAAAAGCACTTTGAGGATGCAGGTATTCAGCATATAGATATGATATTTGAGGATGGTACATGCCCCGATATGTCCATAGTAAAAAACTTCATCGGTGCTGCAGAAACTATAATCAATAATGGTGGTAAAATTGCCGTTCATTGTAAAGCTGGGTTGGGTAGGACAGGTTGTTTGATTGGTGCACATTTAATTTACACACATGGATTTACTGCCAACGAGTGTATTGGATTCCTTCGATTTATAAGGCCTGGTATGGTGGTTGGGCCTCAACAGCATTGGCTTTATTTACATCAAAATGACTTTAGAGAATGGAAATACAGTATGAGACTATCATTAGTGCCAGATGATATTATCAATGGTTTATATCCACTAGTTGGTCTAGAACAGTACCGTTCACAAAAGAGGAAACTCAAggatgaaaagagaaataaaGATGCTAGCGATATTGGTGATCTAGCAATGACGCCAccaagtttcaaaaaaaatactcACCAATTTCAAGTATCAGCTGTACCACAGAATTCACCAGGACAACCTAGGAAAGGCCGTGGAGGTACAAATACAATCGAAGATATCAATAAAAGGAATAAAGATACAATTAGTACAAATTCCAGCAAGAATAATATGTATAATAGTAAGAACAATGATGTTAAAGAGGCAAACGGGTTTTCCTCAAAAGCAGCAATCGATAATAATTCAGACgaagaattgatgaaagGTGATGACAGCGATTTAAGTGACAATAGGCTTTCTAGAAGAACAGAGaaatcaattcaaaatacTGAGGATGATAATGAGACTATACTAAAACAACTTCTTCCGAAGAATAGACGCATCACATCAGGAAGAAGAACCGCAAGCTCTTCAGGTAGTGGCGTAAGAAAGATTAGCGGAACttacaaaaaataa
- the ECO1 gene encoding Eco1p (similar to Saccharomyces cerevisiae ECO1 (YFR027W); ancestral locus Anc_1.350): MHMGSARVSSGCKKSKKYVQSRLQIGKKRNEVIKCSKCEMTYSPSVINDINAHKVYHDMHLKGRKWSNSWGLEVNSFANDNCYVLTPPSSSSSKGVDGGFFDDRIVMIRPDFAGEVKAAMELLDIVNDELNAPHDENDFWSQNRGQGKAFVYIKNKRAVGVITMEVLDSDRGRWMVYNTKSIIEHVRPNFLVGISRIWVCRTERCAGVATRLLEVARDNTIYGKTIEKWEVAWSQPTESGGKLASKYNGRKHKSGKLLLPCYI, translated from the coding sequence ATGCATATGGGGAGTGCTCGTGTCAGTAGCGGTTGCAAAAAGAGTAAAAAGTATGTGCAGTCAAGATTACAGATCGGTAAGAAGAGAAATGAGGTTATAAAGTGCTCCAAATGTGAAATGACATATTCACCTTCTGTGATAAATGATATCAATGCCCATAAAGTATACCATGACATGCATCTAAAGGGAAGGAAGTGGTCTAATAGCTGGGGCCTTGAGGTGAATAGTTTTGCGAATGACAATTGTTACGTGCTTACGCCGCCATCCTCGTCATCATCCAAAGGAGTTGACGGTGGATTCTTTGACGACCGCATCGTCATGATACGACCTGATTTCGCTGGCGAGGTAAAAGCAGCAATGGAACTTCTAGATATTGTTAATGATGAATTAAATGCCCCACATGATGAAAACGATTTTTGGAGTCAGAATCGAGGCCAAGGAAAGGCCTTTGTCTAtataaaaaacaaaaggGCCGTTGGAGTCATTACAATGGAGGTTTTGGACTCGGATAGAGGCAGATGGATGGTTTACAATACAAAAAGTATAATAGAACATGTACGACCAAACTTCTTGGTGGGTATATCAAGGATATGGGTATGTCGAACCGAGAGGTGTGCTGGGGTTGCGACAAGATTACTGGAAGTGGCGAGAGATAATACTATTTATGGAAagacaattgaaaaatgggaaGTTGCATGGAGCCAGCCGACTGAAAGTGGTGGAAAATTAGCTTCTAAGTATAATGGGCGGAAACACAAATCTGGTAAATTGCTTTTACCATGCTATATATAA
- the POP4 gene encoding RNase P/RNase MRP complex subunit (similar to Saccharomyces cerevisiae POP4 (YBR257W); ancestral locus Anc_1.346) codes for MDRAQDFIKKCLFTKNFDDPNKPIAEKRLQETLLLLPTDGGNSSRLKRTKSALKISAHNLQNITEKPQKHSNYRTINKNSKSALKEYIVKCQKNTKKAHSIAHEQSLTTRDSLNDYIQEKEPQLWVSLIQYDKFLPMYENLWQGYIREVLDIPLEVPDPSKLKINTSSALMKLSMADYNGAVLKVVKCINHNMIGIEGIVIWDSQKNFIMVTKGRLVDAIKIIPKKGSIFDLEIPLNEEDALLYTIVGDRFQYRSSDRAGRKFKSRRCDDLAFYIREK; via the coding sequence ATGGACAGAGCTCAAGATTTTATTAAAAAGTGCCTTTTCACAAAGAATTTCGATGATCCAAACAAGCCTATAGCTGAAAAGAGACTACAGGAGACATTACTGCTACTGCCCACAGACGGAGGGAACTCATCCAGACTGAAACGAACCAAGAGTGCATTGAAGATTTCAGCTCATAATTTACAGAACATAACCGAAAAACCTCAGAAGCATTCGAACTACCGTACAATAAACAAGAACTCTAAGAGTGCTCTCAAGGAGTACATCGTAAAATGCCAaaagaatacaaaaaaagCACATAGCATTGCTCATGAACAGAGCTTGACTACAAGAGACTCCTTGAATGACTACatccaagaaaaagagcCGCAATTATGGGTCTCGTTGATACAATATGACAAGTTTTTGCCGATGTACGAAAATCTATGGCAAGGATATATACGAGAAGTATTGGATATTCCGCTTGAAGTTCCTGACCCCTCGAAGCTTAAAATCAATACATCTTCTGCGCTGATGAAACTATCTATGGCAGATTATAATGGTGCTGTTTTAAAGGTGGTTAAATGTATAAATCACAATATGATTGGCATAGAAGGAATTGTCATTTGGGATAGCCAAAAGAACTTCATCATGGTTACAAAGGGTCGACTAGTTGACGCGATAAAAATTATCCCGAAGAAAGGCTCCATTTTTGACCTCGAAATACCACTGAATGAGGAAGATGCTCTGTTGTATACAATAGTTGGCGATAGATTCCAGTATAGAAGTAGTGATCGTGCGggaagaaaattcaaaagcCGCAGATGTGATGATTTAGCATTTTATATCCGTGAGAAGTAG
- the SHG1 gene encoding Shg1p (similar to Saccharomyces cerevisiae SHG1 (YBR258C); ancestral locus Anc_1.345), whose protein sequence is MSHNRDKASDLAEQFKREGHFDRLKEQILSRSLAEQNGETVVQTIRSEVSAIVRNMVLEDDNLLFKNRGSTSALIESQLLKDGYQKLTENGKGIKVDEYVSTSLSDPELLEQVKGNLMTILQSNEKE, encoded by the coding sequence ATGTCACACAATAGGGATAAGGCCAGTGATTTGGCTGAGCAATTTAAAAGAGAGGGTCATTTCGACAGATTGAAAGAACAAATTCTTTCGAGGAGTTTGGCAGAGCAGAATGGTGAAACCGTGGTTCAAACAATAAGATCTGAAGTTTCAGCAATTGTGAGGAATATGGTCTTAGAAGACGACAACTTACTATTCAAAAATAGGGGGTCTACCAGTGCTTTAATAGAATCCCAGTTATTGAAGGATGGCTACCAGAAACTGACCGAGAACGGTAAAGGTATTAAGGTTGACGAGTACGTGAGTACATCTTTGAGTGATCCCGAACTACTCGAACAAGTTAAAGGTAATTTAATGACTATTTTACAGAGTAATGAGAAGGAATGA
- a CDS encoding uncharacterized protein (similar to Saccharomyces cerevisiae YBR259W; ancestral locus Anc_1.344) yields the protein MSTTTAVMSYRELLHEILFTKDGNTQRASRKLYQLLSFILEEYQKTRNPKRTKDQILRLASPLKSGFRSLSIRCNNVERGELSFSEFFLIAYQEYMARMQNLVESIQLLDSYTENEEKVSLVQTLQSFFMQQALDISLEAYMELCGDYISGNKKCKRDLLLIHDVIYQYIILNIDEASFRRSPFVQRFFNMGAIYMQAWVSNSMKRDFVDIYRTYRNTLDLLAIINQEKRQDSGFKLMFDNDIKSFLNSLNNIVLQADVINFLDTFTSQSDGQRTTLFKDYFKEVRPIIFMGNNFDQLLVSIILSDYFKANVNVSKNDTCLIQVEMRTEFEKSIQNAETFHKELLCYLDKHFKNDFKRRKGLHSATASATDVLWVNAMSSLIVYYIPKRSLFLKRFLREGLFRQMLMLNTKFPSFYEDANSLEHSLIHNINEAIPSDMYFIRRLLESGTETLKDVSELDNCTTKLNRLYVSKQLADELSLPSGNQEEPLWPTKELKKQWQKEMLHCRLQGKKLHGLFMMHVVSVSTPIRLPNGRKLTLLCDLTAASILYQFNEYDNITQSNLIAKLRNKDVALSLHRLLECEVLTKSQMELKINESFQAPPEVSRSGILRII from the coding sequence ATGAGTACGACCACCGCTGTCATGAGCTATCGAGAGCTTCTACATGAAATACTGTTTACCAAGGATGGAAATACACAGAGGGCCTCGAGAAAGCTTTATCAACTCCTATCATTTATTTTGGAGGAATACCAAAAAACCCGGAACCCCAAACGAACGAAGGACCAAATCTTGAGACTAGCATCTCCTTTGAAAAGTGGATTCAGGTCTCTCTCTATAAGATGCAACAACGTGGAAAGGGGAGAACTGTCGTTCAGTGAGTTTTTCCTTATTGCTTACCAAGAATATATGGCAAGAATGCAAAATCTTGTTGAATCAATACAGCTTTTAGACTCGTATACAgagaatgaagaaaaggtgAGTCTAGTGCAGACTTTGCAAAGCTTTTTCATGCAACAAGCACTGGATATTTCGCTAGAAGCATATATGGAACTATGTGGTGATTATATTAGCGGTAACAAGAAATGCAAACGTGATTTACTCCTTATTCATGATGTAATATACCAATATATCATTCTTAACATAGATGAAGCAAGTTTTAGACGCAGCCCATTTGTCCAGAGGTTCTTTAACATGGGTGCTATATATATGCAAGCTTGGGTGAGTAATAGTATGAAGAGAGACTTCGTTGACATATATAGAACATATCGAAACACTTTAGATCTCTTAGCAATTATTAATCAGGAAAAAAGGCAAGATTCAGGGTTTAAGTTGAtgtttgataatgatattaaATCATTTCTGAATAGTTTGAACAATATCGTACTACAAGCGGACGTAATAAACTTTTTAGACACGTTTACAAGCCAAAGCGATGGGCAACGGACCACACTCTTCAAGGattatttcaaagaagtGCGACCTATTATTTTTATGGGAAAtaattttgatcaattacTCGTATCCATCATTTTGAGTGATTACTTTAAAGCAAACGTGAATGTTAGTAAGAATGATACATGTTTGATACAGGTGGAAATGAGAacagaatttgaaaaaagtatacAGAATgctgaaacttttcataAAGAGTTACTTTGTTATTTGGACAAGCACTTCAAAAACGATTTCAAACGAAGGAAAGGTCTGCACTCCGCTACGGCAAGTGCAACGGATGTTCTTTGGGTAAATGCTATGTCATCTCTTATAGTATATTACATCCCAAAGAGGTCGTTGTTCTTGAAACGTTTTCTTAGGGAAGGCTTGTTCCGTCAAATGCTAATGTTGAATACAAAGTTTCCTAGTTTTTACGAGGATGCAAACTCTTTGGAGCATTCATTGATTCATAACATCAATGAAGCTATTCCATCTGATATGTACTTCATTAGGAGACTATTAGAAAGCGGCACGGAGACTCTAAAAGACGTCTCGGAGCTTGATAATTGTACAACCAAACTCAACAGGTTGTATGTAAGCAAACAACTTGCCGATGAGCTTTCTCTACCGTCCGGAAACCAAGAGGAACCTTTATGGCCAACGAAAGAGCTTAAAAAACAGTGGCAAAAGGAGATGCTTCACTGTCGTCTCCAAGGAAAGAAACTACATGGGTTATTTATGATGCATGTTGTGTCTGTTTCTACTCCTATTCGTTTACCTAATGGCAGAAAACTAACGCTTCTTTGTGATCTCACAGCAGCGAGCATATTATACCAATTCAATGAATATGACAATATCACACAGTCTAATCTTATCGCCAAACTTAGAAATAAAGACGTAGCTCTCTCTCTACATCGACTCCTTGAATGTGAGGTCCTTACAAAATCGCAAATGGAGCTCAAAATCAACGAGTCATTTCAAGCACCGCCAGAGGTGTCTAGATCTGGTATTCTCAGGATTATTTAG
- the AIM22 gene encoding putative lipoate--protein ligase (similar to Saccharomyces cerevisiae YJL046W; ancestral locus Anc_1.347) translates to MLIAPQRGPLKGHLVRYGLRWIRSQVPFKLGDDSSKFTELNEMYTDMFSQNTSGKTVATQSENYKDMIDELNKETDQLFNFQSHKLHPKELEEIVKKPGRFIIQSLSKNPYYNLALENYVFNNTPSGHDKHNKFGNQRLLFYVNKDCVVIGKNQTVWKEVYLTSLAKRGYELLRRLSGGGTVVHDLGNVNYSFITSRDEFERDFFNKLIVQWLTRVKPEGPLALSQRGDIVLGDKKVSGSAFKIARGKSYHHGTMLINSNLDQFQGLLKPSNIAGITWKCNSVDSVRSNVTNVFLNSTQEFMDICSSGFKQHYGTADRNIPILLCDEEISEIDEIQDEISRLKSDKWKYLAGPKFCLSLANENCSITVEKGIITESSIPSIVGSSFLDFTKDLDSFQFIDRNLIL, encoded by the coding sequence ATGTTGATTGCGCCTCAGAGAGGACCTCTTAAAGGTCATTTAGTGCGATATGGACTTCGTTGGATAAGGTCTCAAGTGCCCTTTAAATTGGGGGATGATAGCAGCAAATTCACAGAGCTAAATGAGATGTATACCGACATGTTCAGCCAAAATACCAGCGGCAAAACTGTTGCAACACAAAGTgaaaattacaaagatATGATAGACGAGTTGAATAAGGAAACTGATCAGCTTTTTAATTTCCAATCTCATAAGTTACATCCAAAAGAGTTAGAAGAAATAGTGAAAAAACCAGGCAGATTTATAATTCAGAGTTTGTCAAAAAATCCATATTACAATTTGGCGCTGGAAAACTACGTGTTTAACAATACTCCATCTGGGCATGATAAGCATAATAAATTTGGTAACCAAAGACTTCTTTTTTATGTCAACAAAGATTGTGTGGTGATAGGTAAAAACCAAACAGTATGGAAGGAGGTATACTTAACAAGCCTCGCCAAAAGAGGTTATGAACTTTTAAGACGGTTGTCCGGTGGAGGAACTGTAGTGCATGATTTGGGAAATGTCAATTATTCTTTCATTACTTCCAGAGATGAATTTGAGAGAGACTTTTTTAACAAATTGATCGTGCAATGGTTAACGAGGGTAAAACCTGAGGGTCCTCTAGCTCTCAGTCAAAGAGGGGATATTGTTTTGGGCGACAAGAAAGTGAGCGGTAGTGCTTTCAAAATCGCTAGAGGAAAGTCCTACCATCATGGAACCATGTTAATCAATTCTAATCTAGATCAATTTCAGGGCTTGTTGAAACCTTCAAATATTGCGGGGATTACTTGGAAATGCAATAGTGTCGATAGCGTCCGATCAAATGTCACAAATGTCTTCTTAAACTCAACACAGGAATTTATGGATATATGTAGTAGTGGCTTTAAACAACATTATGGGACCGCCGACCGTAATATACCAATATTGCTGTGTGATGAAGAGATCtcagaaattgatgaaattcagGATGAAATATCCAGGTTAAAGAGTGACAAATGGAAGTATCTTGCAGGTCCCAAGTTTTGTCTGAGCTTAGCCAATGAAAACTGTTCAATTACTGTAGAAAAAGGTATTATCACCGAAAGCTCGATCCCGTCAATAGTTGGCTCTTCTTTCTTAGATTTTACAAAAGATTTGGACAGTTTCCAGTTCATTGACCGAAACCTTATACTTTGA